GACGAGCGCATACCCCTCAGGGCGCTCGTCTTCGAGATGTCGAAAAAGCGGGGACGGCTGACGTCCGAAGAGATCGGGGCGGTCGACCGCCTCATTCCCTTGATCCGGCGCAGGCGCCGGGAGATCGTCGCGCTCCTGTCCAGGGAGGAAATGGCCAGGTCAAAAGCCGGCGAGCTCTATGAGGAGGCTCTCGGGCTGGACCGGGCGCTTGACACACTCTATAATGTGCCGCTGCCGAAACTCTCCATCAATGACGAGGCCAATAAGGCAAAAATGGAGGACGGGCGCCGGTGGCTGAACCTCGTGAGGAAAGTGTACTCGGGAGAGGAGAAAAGGAAGCGGGATT
This is a stretch of genomic DNA from Methanocella sp.. It encodes these proteins:
- a CDS encoding DUF5788 family protein, with protein sequence MVDETLSKHERENLLIKLDKEFAFAGATIPAYLEVGDERIPLRALVFEMSKKRGRLTSEEIGAVDRLIPLIRRRRREIVALLSREEMARSKAGELYEEALGLDRALDTLYNVPLPKLSINDEANKAKMEDGRRWLNLVRKVYSGEEKRKRD